The following are from one region of the Magnetococcus sp. PR-3 genome:
- a CDS encoding bacteriohemerythrin translates to MVENDDWFEPYRIGVPMIDADHYSLFLEVRKFGKEMRVGLSHQQLEEALSFLYTYVGTHFVREEQLMREKNYPHFLEHKTLHHELKKVVFAVQKVFQTNPDLVDCDKLHTFLNEWLQEHILKVDVALASYMSGDVTGLQQGAEAQMHVTLSSDQPLVEVTVKVPKDKLQVIERCAYVLQHATPEAQDLEELATSATGMSMEEAMQLAADVLNNKDD, encoded by the coding sequence ATGGTGGAGAACGACGACTGGTTTGAGCCCTATCGTATCGGTGTGCCCATGATTGATGCCGATCACTATAGTCTGTTTCTTGAAGTACGAAAATTTGGGAAGGAGATGCGTGTTGGGCTAAGTCACCAACAGTTGGAAGAGGCGCTCTCTTTTCTTTATACCTATGTAGGCACCCACTTTGTCCGTGAAGAGCAGTTAATGCGGGAGAAAAACTATCCGCATTTTCTCGAACATAAGACACTGCATCATGAACTGAAAAAGGTGGTGTTTGCCGTTCAGAAAGTTTTTCAGACCAACCCGGATCTGGTGGATTGTGACAAGCTGCATACATTCCTTAATGAGTGGCTGCAAGAGCATATTCTTAAGGTGGATGTGGCCCTGGCAAGTTATATGAGTGGGGATGTGACCGGGTTACAGCAGGGGGCTGAGGCCCAAATGCATGTCACGCTGTCATCCGATCAACCCTTGGTGGAAGTTACGGTAAAGGTACCCAAGGATAAACTGCAGGTGATCGAACGTTGCGCCTATGTATTGCAACATGCCACACCGGAAGCACAAGATTTAGAAGAGTTGGCCACTTCAGCCACTGGGATGAGTATGGAAGAGGCTATGCAGCTGGCGGCCGATGTATTAAACAACAAGGATGATTAG
- a CDS encoding ATP-binding protein, which translates to MAMDQQSTLSPQHLTKILEHAKDAIISANAEGEITYLNLAAEQMFGWPREAIMGQNVNILMPMPDSLHHQQFISRFLNHKDQRMSNTGREVTAMHKDGSRFPIEISLSVFEQDGHTTFTALIRDITQRKQREDQLLIAKQQAEVAVRAKREFLAMMSHEIRTPINAIMGMHELMLEEPLDPLSQDYLHSARQASKGLLAIVDDMLTLAGMTGYQDLEQPCHLHELIHEITDRHKPAMKEKGLCFTLNVAPTTPHRVLADASKVGRMVHALLDNAVKFTHQGKVEVFLAPAPYQGVELIIQDSGIGIDSAEQQAIFHPFHQVDGSFTRQQGGAGMGLAIVQRLVQQMQGHILVESQPGQGSRFTLTLPLSPLPSEEKQPTTTIPLEELPTRTILLAEDAEENIRLVKAYLTPLGHDLTVTYHGKQALEMVKQKRFDLILMDIQMPIMDGYEATRQIRQWEEEQKHPATPIVALTANALEEDAQNSLSSGCDAHFTKPITKVQLIHIINHYSREANTPQTA; encoded by the coding sequence ATGGCTATGGACCAACAAAGCACATTAAGCCCACAACATCTAACCAAAATTCTTGAGCACGCCAAAGATGCCATTATCAGTGCCAATGCCGAGGGAGAAATCACCTATCTCAACCTTGCAGCCGAGCAGATGTTTGGTTGGCCTCGTGAGGCCATTATGGGACAGAATGTTAATATTCTCATGCCCATGCCCGACAGCCTCCATCATCAGCAATTCATCAGCCGTTTTCTAAATCATAAAGATCAACGCATGTCCAATACAGGTCGAGAAGTCACGGCCATGCATAAGGACGGCAGTCGTTTTCCCATTGAGATCAGTTTAAGTGTTTTTGAGCAGGATGGGCACACCACCTTCACAGCCCTAATCCGTGACATTACCCAGCGCAAACAGCGCGAGGATCAACTGTTAATTGCCAAGCAACAAGCTGAAGTAGCCGTGCGGGCCAAGCGTGAGTTCCTCGCCATGATGAGCCATGAAATTCGTACCCCCATTAATGCCATTATGGGCATGCATGAGCTGATGCTTGAAGAACCCCTAGACCCCTTAAGCCAGGATTATCTCCATAGCGCACGCCAAGCCAGTAAAGGTTTATTGGCGATTGTGGATGATATGCTGACCCTCGCCGGCATGACGGGCTATCAAGACCTTGAACAGCCCTGTCATTTACACGAGCTTATCCATGAAATAACCGATCGCCATAAACCAGCCATGAAAGAAAAAGGGCTCTGTTTTACACTGAACGTTGCCCCCACTACCCCACACCGTGTCTTGGCCGATGCCTCCAAGGTTGGTCGTATGGTACACGCTTTACTGGATAATGCCGTCAAGTTCACCCACCAGGGGAAGGTTGAGGTCTTTCTGGCTCCGGCACCTTATCAAGGTGTGGAGTTGATTATTCAAGATAGCGGTATTGGTATTGACAGTGCGGAACAGCAAGCGATTTTCCACCCTTTTCATCAAGTGGATGGTTCTTTTACTCGTCAGCAAGGTGGCGCGGGTATGGGTTTGGCGATTGTACAGCGGTTGGTGCAACAGATGCAGGGCCATATTTTGGTGGAGAGCCAACCTGGTCAAGGCAGTCGATTTACCTTAACACTCCCCCTGTCCCCCCTTCCCTCGGAAGAAAAACAACCGACCACCACGATACCCCTTGAAGAGCTACCGACCCGCACCATTTTATTAGCCGAAGATGCTGAGGAGAATATACGTCTGGTCAAAGCTTATCTGACCCCCTTGGGCCATGACCTAACCGTCACTTACCATGGCAAACAGGCCTTGGAAATGGTTAAACAGAAACGCTTTGACCTGATCTTGATGGATATTCAAATGCCTATCATGGATGGATATGAAGCCACCCGGCAGATTAGACAGTGGGAAGAGGAGCAAAAACACCCTGCCACCCCCATTGTTGCACTCACCGCCAACGCCTTGGAAGAGGATGCCCAAAACAGCCTGAGCTCAGGGTGCGATGCCCACTTTACCAAACCCATTACCAAGGTACAGCTTATCCATATTATCAACCACTACAGCCGCGAAGCCAACACACCACAAACAGCCTAA